The Phycisphaerales bacterium genome includes a region encoding these proteins:
- a CDS encoding 4-hydroxy-tetrahydrodipicolinate reductase, translating into MSVRVGIVGCTGQMGQTLIRLLAEEKELRLASAVTMPGDPHLGADAGLRAGVGAVGVAISTELSEVDVAIEFTLPAGCMHWVAACATRGIALVSGTTGLGPAEQATLAEAARRIPIVWAPNMSVGVNLLLALVEDVAARLGDAWDVEIIEAHHRRKVDAPSGTADALLRAVAAGRQRDAAEISVFGRRGHVGPRPAGEVGVHAVRLGSIVGAHDVHFASEEEVVTLSHQALSRAAFARGALRAARWIGGRPPGLYSMRAVLLS; encoded by the coding sequence ATGAGCGTACGTGTAGGTATCGTGGGTTGCACCGGTCAAATGGGCCAGACGCTGATCCGCTTGCTTGCGGAGGAGAAGGAGCTGCGCCTGGCCAGCGCGGTGACGATGCCCGGCGACCCGCACCTGGGAGCCGACGCGGGTCTCCGTGCCGGTGTGGGAGCGGTCGGAGTAGCGATCTCCACGGAATTGTCCGAGGTCGATGTCGCGATCGAGTTCACCCTGCCGGCCGGCTGCATGCACTGGGTCGCGGCATGTGCCACGCGCGGCATCGCGCTCGTCAGTGGCACGACGGGACTCGGACCGGCGGAGCAAGCCACACTCGCGGAGGCCGCTCGACGCATTCCGATTGTCTGGGCGCCCAATATGAGCGTGGGAGTCAATCTGTTGCTGGCGCTGGTCGAAGATGTTGCGGCCCGGCTCGGTGATGCGTGGGATGTCGAGATCATCGAAGCCCACCACCGCCGCAAGGTGGACGCCCCGAGCGGAACTGCCGATGCACTGCTCCGCGCCGTCGCGGCCGGTCGGCAGCGTGATGCCGCCGAGATCTCCGTCTTCGGCCGACGGGGTCATGTGGGGCCACGCCCCGCGGGCGAGGTTGGCGTGCATGCGGTCCGGCTGGGTTCCATCGTGGGAGCGCACGACGTGCACTTCGCCAGCGAAGAGGAAGTTGTCACCCTCAGCCACCAGGCCCTCTCGCGTGCAGCATTCGCGCGTGGGGCGCTCCGCGCCGCGCGCTGGATCGGTGGACGTCCGCCCGGGTTGTATTCGATGCGTGCCGTGCTGCTCTCATAG
- a CDS encoding (Fe-S)-binding protein, whose product MTLLLLVAFAGFSYTAWRRWRLLRVARRPESRCDRLGERVGGVLRYVLGQYRMPRYAAAGWAHVLVFAGFVVLLLNSILLWVRGFVPPGSPVYDLWIFGVDQPLGAAYALLRDVFTVLVILGVVVFVWNRVVLRLTRLTLSSEGLLILGIIFAMMAADLVYEGVEIHRHLGGPFVAVMPFASLVAYMVGDNAVLWHLGFWLHAGLVLLFLNLLPYGKHFHILTVVPNIFARQLGPRGRLAPVADLEGRVEREETLGVKTLRDFSWKDMLDLYTCTECGRCSDQCPATRTGKLLSPKHLLIGLRDHAYLRERALVAPATNGSTAAGGPDIEAPGRPHGVRGYTSGTAPADAVRAHEALVPAWIDPEVLWGCTTCGACEEECPVLITYIDKIVGLRQNLAMEQGLVPSQLQQMFQALENAGNPYSFPNDRRAEWAAGLNVPLRSEKPDAEYLYWVGCGPSFDDRSRRIAQAFARLLQAADVDFAILGPEETCNGDPARRAGNEFLFQMLAQQNVATLQGYQVRKIVTTCPHCYNTLSHEYPDFGGKFEVVHHTELLAELLRSGRLKPVRPVPLELVYHDACYLGRHNGVYDAPRAVLAAIPGVALHEPVARRDRGMCCGAGGAQMWKEEESGAQRVNHARVEQLVTALPQARTVEQAVASACPFCKTMLTDGLADTARDNVRQLDVAEVLWEALKE is encoded by the coding sequence ATGACCTTGCTGCTGCTGGTGGCGTTCGCGGGCTTCAGCTACACGGCGTGGCGTCGCTGGCGGCTGCTGCGGGTGGCGCGACGTCCGGAGTCGCGTTGCGACCGACTGGGGGAACGCGTGGGGGGCGTCTTGCGCTACGTGCTCGGGCAGTACCGCATGCCGCGCTACGCGGCCGCGGGCTGGGCGCACGTGCTCGTGTTCGCCGGTTTCGTGGTGCTGCTGCTGAATTCAATCCTGTTGTGGGTGCGTGGTTTCGTGCCGCCCGGCAGCCCCGTATACGACCTGTGGATCTTCGGCGTGGACCAGCCGCTCGGGGCCGCATATGCCCTGCTTCGCGATGTATTCACCGTGCTGGTGATCCTCGGTGTTGTTGTCTTCGTGTGGAATCGGGTTGTGCTGCGCCTCACACGCCTGACGCTCAGCAGCGAGGGACTGCTCATTCTGGGCATCATTTTTGCCATGATGGCCGCCGATCTCGTCTACGAAGGTGTCGAGATTCACCGGCATCTTGGCGGGCCGTTCGTCGCCGTGATGCCCTTCGCGTCGCTGGTAGCATATATGGTGGGCGACAATGCTGTCCTCTGGCACCTCGGCTTTTGGCTGCACGCCGGGCTGGTCCTGCTGTTCCTGAACCTGCTGCCCTACGGGAAGCACTTCCACATCCTCACCGTCGTGCCGAACATCTTTGCGCGCCAGCTCGGGCCACGCGGCCGCCTGGCACCGGTGGCCGACCTCGAGGGCCGCGTGGAGCGCGAGGAAACACTCGGCGTGAAGACGCTACGGGATTTCTCGTGGAAGGACATGCTCGATCTGTACACCTGCACCGAGTGCGGCCGCTGCTCCGACCAGTGTCCGGCCACGCGCACCGGCAAGCTCCTGTCGCCGAAGCACCTGCTGATCGGGCTGCGGGATCATGCCTACCTGCGCGAACGGGCGCTGGTCGCTCCGGCTACGAACGGCTCCACCGCCGCAGGCGGGCCCGACATCGAAGCCCCGGGCCGGCCGCACGGTGTCCGCGGATACACGTCGGGCACGGCTCCGGCAGATGCGGTGCGCGCCCATGAAGCCCTGGTGCCGGCCTGGATTGACCCCGAGGTGCTGTGGGGCTGTACAACGTGCGGAGCGTGCGAGGAGGAGTGTCCGGTCCTGATCACCTACATCGACAAGATTGTCGGCCTGCGACAGAACCTCGCGATGGAGCAGGGGCTGGTGCCGTCGCAGTTGCAGCAGATGTTCCAAGCGCTCGAGAACGCCGGCAATCCGTACAGCTTCCCCAACGACCGCCGCGCCGAATGGGCCGCCGGGCTGAATGTGCCGCTGCGTAGCGAGAAGCCGGACGCGGAGTACTTGTACTGGGTGGGCTGCGGGCCGTCCTTCGATGACCGCTCGCGTCGCATCGCACAGGCATTCGCGCGACTGCTCCAGGCGGCCGACGTGGATTTCGCGATTCTTGGCCCGGAGGAAACCTGCAATGGTGATCCGGCCCGGCGGGCGGGCAACGAGTTTCTCTTCCAGATGCTCGCTCAGCAGAACGTCGCCACGCTCCAGGGCTACCAGGTACGGAAGATCGTGACGACCTGCCCGCACTGCTACAACACGCTCAGCCACGAGTACCCCGATTTTGGTGGTAAGTTCGAGGTGGTCCATCACACCGAACTGCTGGCGGAACTGCTGCGCAGCGGGCGCCTGAAACCGGTGCGCCCCGTACCGCTCGAGTTGGTGTACCACGACGCCTGCTACCTTGGTCGGCACAACGGCGTGTACGACGCACCGCGCGCCGTGCTGGCCGCGATCCCCGGGGTTGCGTTGCATGAGCCGGTCGCACGGCGCGACCGCGGGATGTGTTGCGGTGCGGGCGGCGCGCAGATGTGGAAGGAAGAGGAAAGCGGTGCGCAACGGGTGAATCACGCCCGTGTCGAGCAGCTCGTCACGGCACTGCCGCAGGCCCGCACGGTCGAACAGGCGGTGGCCTCGGCCTGCCCCTTCTGCAAGACTATGCTCACGGACGGGCTGGCCGATACCGCCCGGGACAACGTGCGCCAACTCGACGTGGCCGAGGTTCTGTGGGAGGCGCTGAAAGAGTAA
- a CDS encoding ABC transporter permease: MLRFALQRLLAFPLLLLAIYACAVFLIMATPGEGLEGGERELPPEVLQQKRIAFNYDRLITVAAADGSVTAVITPVPWYERYFWLWPKRLFWDQDLPAHQYEDWTVVEILRLALPVSLQLGTLALGLAVALGLAGGLVAVGCRGHWLEHVSVGLALVGISLPTFVIGAVLLIVVGVWLGALPVGGWGSPAQAILPAVTLALPYAAYIARLTRAALLDAYSEDYIRTAQAKGLAPHTVLFEHALRNALLPVLSYLGPAAAAIYTGSFVVEKIFSVPGMGTHVVESINNRDQSLILATVMIYALLLASFNLLVDLLYGLVDPRIRVGARAA, encoded by the coding sequence ATGCTCCGCTTCGCGCTCCAGCGGCTCCTCGCCTTTCCACTGCTTCTACTCGCTATCTATGCTTGCGCCGTATTTCTCATCATGGCCACCCCCGGCGAGGGCCTCGAGGGTGGAGAGCGCGAGCTGCCCCCCGAGGTTCTGCAGCAGAAACGCATCGCCTTCAACTACGACCGCCTTATCACGGTGGCCGCTGCCGACGGTAGCGTGACGGCGGTCATTACCCCTGTTCCCTGGTACGAACGCTATTTCTGGCTCTGGCCGAAACGGCTCTTCTGGGATCAGGATCTCCCGGCTCACCAGTACGAGGACTGGACGGTTGTCGAGATCCTGCGGCTTGCGCTGCCGGTCTCGCTGCAACTCGGCACCCTGGCGCTGGGGCTCGCCGTTGCGCTCGGGCTGGCCGGTGGACTCGTTGCCGTCGGCTGCCGCGGCCACTGGCTCGAGCACGTCTCCGTGGGGCTGGCGCTGGTCGGAATCTCGCTGCCGACCTTCGTGATCGGCGCCGTACTCCTCATCGTTGTCGGTGTTTGGCTCGGCGCCCTGCCGGTTGGCGGCTGGGGCTCACCCGCTCAAGCCATCCTGCCCGCGGTTACGCTCGCCCTGCCCTACGCGGCCTACATCGCCCGCCTGACACGCGCGGCGCTGCTCGACGCGTATTCGGAGGACTACATCCGTACGGCCCAGGCGAAGGGGCTCGCGCCGCACACCGTCCTGTTCGAACATGCCCTGCGCAACGCCCTCCTGCCCGTACTGAGCTATCTCGGACCAGCCGCCGCGGCGATCTACACCGGCTCGTTTGTCGTGGAAAAAATCTTCAGTGTGCCGGGCATGGGCACGCACGTGGTGGAGTCCATCAACAACCGCGACCAGAGTCTGATCCTCGCGACCGTGATGATCTACGCCCTCCTGCTTGCGAGTTTCAACCTGCTTGTGGACCTGCTTTACGGGT
- a CDS encoding PilZ domain-containing protein, producing the protein MTLTRYWDRRRFIRVPAEGPARWTSGPYTGFGELLDISPGGAGLRVSAVKSAHVGARLSLDIPLASGSVWRVATHAKVVCKRPEADGSYRVGLEFERLEQPGREAGACSADEQ; encoded by the coding sequence TTGACGCTGACGCGTTACTGGGATCGGCGGCGATTTATCCGGGTTCCCGCGGAGGGTCCGGCCCGGTGGACCTCGGGCCCCTACACCGGCTTCGGGGAACTGCTCGACATTTCCCCCGGTGGGGCGGGCTTGCGCGTGTCCGCGGTGAAATCCGCCCATGTGGGTGCGCGACTCTCGCTCGACATCCCGCTTGCCTCTGGCTCCGTCTGGCGCGTGGCCACCCATGCCAAGGTGGTCTGCAAGCGCCCCGAAGCCGACGGCAGCTATCGTGTCGGCCTCGAGTTCGAGCGGTTGGAGCAACCCGGCAGGGAGGCGGGTGCATGCAGTGCGGATGAGCAGTAA